A genomic window from Labrus bergylta chromosome 7, fLabBer1.1, whole genome shotgun sequence includes:
- the rlig1 gene encoding RNA ligase 1 yields MRRLGSVQQKIPCVFLTEVKEEPSRKRDCQQFQVVASESVNPVALEANIDCALATEKLDGTCCYVTLYKGQPYLWARLDRKPNKQAEKRFKKYQHAHRSCKGFTWNVEEDFKTVPEAWIPAHRVKHHHDQPVPDEHGHIPGWVPVESDNKQYCWHSSVVDYEVGAAIVLRPSADDEDVLEIAAVPLADLLEQTLELIGTNVNANPYGLGSKKQPIHFLVSHGSVRIRNPPLVDYQQVRSWFQESPEGRVEGIVWHCNDGTLVKVHRHHLGLRWPDGETCLIEKSVLVHVDGTVDEYNNSKDLFSSFAALNGQCFSRLQDVQLDL; encoded by the exons ATGCGTCGTCTGGGCTCCGTTCAGCAGAAGATACCGTGTGTGTTCCTGACCGAGGTGAAGGAAGAACCGTCCAGAAAACGGGACTGTCAG CAATTTCAGGTTGTGGCCAGTGAAAGTGTGAACCCTGTTGCCCTGGAGGCCAACATTGATTGTGCGCTGGCCACAGAAAAACTTGACGGCACCTGCTGTTACGTTACATTATATAAAG GGCAACCTTACCTCTGGGCTCGACTCGACAGGAAACCAAACAAGCAGGCAGAGAAGAGGTTCAAAAAGTATCAGCATGCCCACAGGAGCTGTAAAG gATTCACATGGAACGTAGAGGAAGATTTTAAGACGGTGCCAGAGGCGTGGATCCCCGCCCACAGAGTCAAACACCACCATGACCAACCAGTGCCTGATGAGCACGGACACATTCCAG GCTGGGTTCCCGTGGAGAGTGACAACAAACAGTACTGCTGGCACTCCTCTGTGGTGGATTATGAAGTCGGGGCGGCTATTGTTCTCAGGCCCAGcgctgatgatgaagatgtgctagAAATCGCTGCAGTGCCGCTGGCTGACCTCCTGGAACAAACACTGGAGCTCATCGGGACCAACGTCAACGCAAACCCTTACG GACTGGGGAGTAAGAAGCAGCCGATTCACTTCCTGGTGTCTCACGGGAGTGTTCGAATCAGAAACCCTCCACTGGTCGACTATCAACAGGTCCGCTCCTGGTTCCAGGAGAGTCCAGAGGGCCGAGTCGAGGGCATCGTCTGGCACTGCAACGACGGCACGCTCGTTAAG GTTCATCGTCATCACCTGGGACTGAGGTGGCCCGACGGGGAGACCTGCCTCATTGAAAAGTCGGTGCTCGTTCATGTCGACGGGACGGTTGATGAATACAACAACAGCAAGGACTTGTTTTCATCCTTCGCTGCATTAAATGGACAATGTTTCAGCCGACTGCAGGACGTACAGTTAGACTTGTAA